The sequence ggacaGCTAAATTGTTTTGCTTGTCTAGCTTTGCAGTTTTGGATTGCTAAGTGTTCTAAATGTCGTGTTTGTTAGTAATTGGGTTTTAAAAGAAGGCAATATCTGGATTTTAAATTACTATTTAATTTGCTGTAGTATAGTAAATACAactgctgtattttaaaagtacaGCAGATTCTCAATTGTCTTCAGTAACTCAGTAGGCTATAGATTCAAATTTgactttcaaaataaatatgcattaggcctttatttcctttgcaaCAGCATGGGTGATTTTTAGAAGGGTATCCAGAATGGAAGACACATACATAACTAACTTAACTATAGTTTTGCCTTCTGTTTTCTGGGGTGTGATTTAACTAATGCAGTTTGTATTtgccttatttttatttataaaagttTGTTGGAGATGATCTGATAATTGAAAGAATAATATTTCTGTAGTGTCTATGAGGTACAAAGagaaagctttttcttctgATGTATGTCAGATAATCCTGTGGTACTCTGTAGgcttttagtttttgttttcagtgagaGGAATTGAAACTGCTTTGTGATTTCTGTTTAGAAACAACTGGATAGCCGCTGTGTTTATAAAGATGAGGCGAAAGTTTTGATTCTGATAAATATGGTCCTTAAATAAATTGGTCCTTTGATAAATTGGTCCTTAAATGAAATGTCAGGACTAACCATTTTTGTGCTTCAGGCTGAAAGTACCTTcagtgaagaggaggaagaaaaacttCAAATAGCTTTTTCATTGGAAAAACAGGATCTTCATCTGGTTCTTGAAACTATATCATTCATTTTGGAGCAGGTATTTTGTTTTCACTATTAGGCattaataaatgtatttttttaatccagcTATAGATTTCAAAGATAGGATAGTGAAGTTAAAAAGGAATTAGTGAAAATATATCTGTAGTAGTTTTGTATGTTTTGGGGTTATGATTTAACTGCTTTTTGTTTCAGGCCTTTCTGATTTGGATGGGACTAAGTTCCTTTGTACAGTGGTTTTTCAGCTAATGTAAAGATAAATAATATAAGTGAGGTCTGCAGTACTCCAAGGAAACTCTTGAAAATGATGAGATATAGTATTCTCTCTTATTCATCGCATTGAGCCAGCCATGCATTTTTAAGTTCTTGTGAGGAAAATCCTAGATAACATTACTGAGCACAGCTTAACTTACTTTAGGAGTCAGTTATGGAAAATTTTCATGCACAGAAGCAGACTGTACTGAGGTGGACAGGCACAACTAACGTAGCTCAAGAATTTGGAGGAGTGGACGACTGCATGGTGTAGCACGGTGCAGTCACCTTGTAAACAGAGAAGGCTTTCTGATTCTGTGGTCTACCTCTGCTAAAGCTGGGAAGCTGTTGTATTACCCAGTAAATATGGtaactgttttaaaaattgttaaGCCTATGTTGTTATCTACCCATTTAATGTAAATATAGAAAGTAGAGTCTTGTACAGAGGGCACGCATAATGATGGTCTTTTGGTGGATTTAAATCTGGTCCTTTCTTACACATGTCAATTTATAATCAGTTTACTTAATTAACACATTCCACTgtattagaaataaaacaaataatcgTCCTCATGGCTCCCATCcaccaaaaatcaaaataaaacctgagGTCACCTCCAGactggaattttttaaaattttcatctcAGCAAAATAGCAGAATTACCTTGTCCTGATTTCTCAGACTGcttaatttatattataattacTGAAGATGAGCAGAAAAAGCAGTTAATTCTCTTCATGatttttatgcatttaaaaaaaaaaagagggaagaataTTAATATCTTCCCAAAAAAAGAGTCCAAGATGGACTACATGTTGGATGAgaattctttgttttcctgctgatAGTTGTGCTtcttggagcagctgcttgtTCTCTCAGATAATAACTGTTTTAACAGCACTTTGGTCTGTGGAGGTATTATAGATAAAAGGACTACCCTACAGTTTTTGCCATGTAtgttgcttctttttttaaccTGACCTGGTGATGACACAATCCTGTTTTGAAAGTGAAGAACCATTCCACAAAAAAATTAACCCTAGTAGGGAAGTAATATCTAACCCATTCAGTTTAGGCAAACTTCTTGGTTTTTCAGAATATTGCCTTGTAGTTTAATTTTGCTTGAATAGTGTGAATTTGGAAAAGTTCACCTTTCTTGATGGTCACAATTGGCTTCAAAGCCCATCTGTTTTTCACGGATAGCTGCTTTGTGATTATGTACAGTGGAAATCTGTACATATACTCAGATCTGACTTGTGTCTATATTTTTTTGTAGTGTGTCTGTCTTGAGAAGAGTAATTTGTTACACTGCATTTTGAGATAGTTACAGTTTTCCATCTAGCAAGTAAGAGGGTTAAGATGAAAAGGACGCAGATAGTTCCCCTAGCGGAGTTGCTACTAAAAATCTTGTGTGAACATGGTGGACATTTGTGCTAGAACATATCTGCTACAACCTGTAGAACAGCACTTGGCAACAgcagttatttttcctttaacagGCAGTCTACCACAATTTGAAGCCTGCTTCACtgcaacagcagctgcaaagcaTTCACCTGGATCAAGACAAAGCCGAAGCATTTGCTAGTGCATGGGCAGCTGCAGGTCAAGAGACGATTGAAAAGTTCAGGCAGAGGGTTTTGACCCCTCAGAAGGTAAATGTGTGTGGCTTTTCTTCTGAGAGAGAATAAAGTTGTATTAGTTCAGTTTAAAGCAAAGAGTTTTAAACTAAGGTGCAAAGTTTGTGACAAGCCAGGTCACTTACAGGTACTAGATAAATTTGATTGAGACAGTCAAATTCTGTTGTCTTAAAGAGATGTTACATGTTAGCTGAGCTGCTGTAACTGCTGGAACCCAGCTATAAATGCAGTATTAGCAACCTGCATAGTGTTTGTGAGCAGACTTTACAACATGCCCGGGGGACAGTGTGTTCAGGAGCATTTGTGGTGATTGAGCTCATTGAGTTGGTCATTCTCTGTGCTTGTATCTGAGCTCCTGCCATCTTTAATTTTGTAAGCTGGTTGCGTAGTGAATTTTGCAAGATACTtataattttgtgatttttttattatggcATATAATCTTGCTTCCTATGTGCCTGTTGTGCTTAAAACTTGCTGCAAACTTTGAAAGTCTTATTGTATCTTTAGACATAGACATCTATATCTATGACAAGGTATAATAACATCATTTTGTTGATTCATAATAACCTTTCAAATGCATAAGGAATTGTATATAGAAGACACCAGTGTCAGCCAGGATAAAATTTTTAGAAAGAATTGTGAAACATAACTCAGTTAttcttactttatttttagCATTGCTTTATATCATGTTGGGATAACTTTGTTAATTAATGATTTGGTGAGTAagataaacacagaaaataaattttataaattaagtATATATGATACACAGAACTGTAGTTATGTAATTTTTACCAGCTTGCTTGCTCCTAAATAAATCTAGAATTTCACTTAGGTGTAAAATTCACATTTTGAGAATTTTGAAAAGATGAGGTGTATCTGTGGAACAGACTGAAGATACTGAATTGCATtgcagttgatttttttcaaagtacTTAAACTTGATCTTTTGTAAAACTGGGTAATTTTAGACACAAAACTTACAGGATTCTGATATGCAAAATTATAATAACTCATGAATCTAACAGAGTAAACAGCTGATAGTATAAGTatacaaaaaatttaaaaaaaggaatcagCAAGATATTTTGcgtttctggattttttttgaaATAATGTTACCAATGGCAAGTGTACAAGTCCCAAAGTTTAAATGGTCAGTGGGACGGTAAGTGTAGAGGCAGGAATGACTGTCCATTGAAGGAGGTAAGTAATTTGAAAACTTGCCTCCTTGAAATTGAAGTGAAAAATGAAAGGTCATAAGGTAAATTTTTCAACATACAGAATATATGTGCAGGATGGAAGGCAATTCTGAATGTGGCCTACCAATCAGAGgtctttaaaatttttcttcaggCAGACTATGCATTAATACATGTTTTATTGCTGGCTCCTAGGCCTTTGAGAAACTAATAAAAACACCTTTCATCCTCTTCCATTTCCAGGTTGTACCATTCATACCCAAGGTCCTTCTGTGACCTGGTTTGAGAATGACCTTGCTCTGTTACTTGTCTCAAGTTTTGTCAGCCCTGCAACATACAATGTTTGTGGTGTATGTTACAGTTTTGGAGGTTCTTTCTGACTTCAACACCATCTGCTAGGGCAATGGTGTTTTCCTACTATATTACATCCCATATAAAGAAGTTTTAAACTGTCTTTTTAATTGAACTTGCAGGTAAGCAACTGCAAAAATATTGTAGTGACATGTACTTGTTTTTTGGTCTGAAAGCAGGTTTAAATAGAGGTGTGTGCCACTACATATGCTTAAACCATCATTTTATCTCCTACCTTTTTGCTCAGATAACAGGTTGAGTTTCAGTTCAAGTGTAATTTGAGTTGGAACTTGAATTTGCTTTCTCAGTTTGTTTTGAATATCTCTGAAGTATTACTCCTGTAGACTTGATGTTTATGAGAGTTTTCCTTAAAGATTAGGTTCACAGAACTAATTGCTGAATAAAGAATTAATTCTGCTAGcaagaagtaaaatattttttgaaattgcATTGTAATGGAAGAAAAACTTGGCATGTCCTTATAATCTTCTGAATCTCTTTGTAATATCTTACAAGTGCAGTAGGTGACTGCATTGTTTCCTTCAATATTGTGTGTAATTGCATATCTGCATGTATTTTCTATATTACCTTTCTGTACCTTGAAAAATAGTGGGCAAAATATTCTCCTACTTGTGCATTACTGTATTAGCCCATTTTCTGTAATGTTCGTCATCATCTCTTTAACTGAAGTTAGAAAAAAGTTCTGATCCTGACAAGTATTTAGAGAAGGGTGATTGCTTTTTCGATTACAATAATATACAATCTAAAATTCACAATTTTAGATTACAATGATATACAATTTAGGTATTTATATTGATTTAGAGATTATATTAATTTACTTCTTTGTAGAAAGAGATGTGTAGTCAATTATTAATATCCTCTTCAACACGTAAATACAGGTGTAACATATTAAATAATTGATCCTATATATTTGCCCTCTATATTGGTAATTATATACATGGCCATATATGAATTCCCAATTTACATAGCTTTTCTTCACGTAAGGAATTAAAAAGCTCTCTTGTGGCTTGCTCTCATATGTGAGGTGCCCTTCCCTatcctttccctgcccttcctATCCTTTCATCATCCTGGTGGCCTTTGCTGTACTCATTACAGTATCTATATGACTCTTATACTGTGGAGCCCAGCGCTGATTATGCTGCTCCACGTGAGGCCTCACATTGTTGAGTACAGGGGAAGGATCATTTTCCTCAGCCTGTGGGCAGTACttttcctggagcagcccaggatgGCTCACTATTGACTTGGTGTCCACCAGGAGGCTCAGGTTCTTTTTCACAAGGCTTTCTTCTGGCTGGACAGCATCCAGCTTGTACTGGTGCTTGTCCCCTCCAGTGTAGGACATTTCACTTCctcttgttgaacttcatgaggttcctGTCAGACCATATCTCCAGCCTGCCCAAGTCCCTCTGGATAGCAACACAACCCTTTGGTGTACCGACCACTCTTCTCAGCTCTTCTCAGACCTCACCTGGAATATTGCATGAAGGGCTGGCTGAGGGGCCCCCAGCATGAGACAGACACAGATCTGTTGAAATGGGTCCATAGGGCCATTGAAGTGATTCAAAGGCAGGAGGACCTTTGCTGTGAAGGCAGACTGAGACAGTAGGAGTTGTCCCGCCTACAGAAGACTCCAGAGAAACATTGTTGTAGCTATTCAGTACTTAAAGGGGGtttacaagaaagatggagagagacattTGACCAGGGCATGTAGTGGCAGAACAAGGGGCAATGGTTTTAAATGGAAGGATTATGGATTTAGACTGGATTTAAGGGAGAAGTTCATGATGAGGGTGATGAgacactggaccaggttgcccagagagattGTGGATGCCCTGTCATTGCAAATGTTCAGAAGATTGGATGGGGCATTGATCAACATGATCTAGTGATCAACATGTTCCCAGCCCGTGGCGGAGAAGTTGGTCTAGATGATTTTCAGAGATCTgttccaatccaaaccattctatgagtTTATGAATGCTAATTGTTGgttagtttttcttttctctttcatgttcttttaaaaacacGTACCAGCTTTTTGGTTAGCATTGCATATTTGATATGGACTGTTGCTGACCTGTTTAGGTGGTGCACTACATATGAATTCAGAATTTAGTTCACATGTAATTCTTTTGTACTTTTGCTTACCATCTGCTTCCTCCACATTATTAACtctgaattttctttattaGAAGCTTTAGTGGGTGTAAAGGGTTTGCTTGTGTGGATCCAAGTGCAGAATCAGGATCATGGTTAACATTACTGAGGTCTCAATAGCTCTGTTCCAACATACACAGTGTCCCTGCACACATTCACAAGACAGAGTTTATGAAATAACTAAGATCTGTTTGGAATTTTATATTGTGTTTTACTAAAATCTGTGTGTCAAAATAATTCTAAGTCTTTCCTGACACATGGTACCTAGAGGTTGTCTGTTTCAGTAGTATTGAAATGCTGACAGTACAGTATTTTCTGTCATGTACACAAGAAGGACTGGGCTGTAAtccatttctgtttcaaaacaataaaaaatggcagtttaatttttttttttaattagggaTATGGTTTACATATTAAGAGAACATTGGAACCTGAGTGATTGATTAGCTTATGGTCAAAAACTAGTGGGTAACTGAGTGACCAAGTTTGTTGTTTCATAATAGAGCAAAAAATTTGACATTTGacattttgacatttttgaGAGTAGGCCAGTTATTATGGCCTAACCACTAGTTATTATGCgaaataatttcataatttttctttattgatGTGCTATTTCTTTATTGATGTGCTATTTCTCTTAAATCAGATTCTTTTCTTGCCTGCAAACTACAAGTTGTTAAAAAGTAGCATTCTGAGTTCTAGGTCTGTTAGTTCTGAGCAAGAGATACCTTCATTAGGATAAGTCAAATTGTGTTTATTAGAGCAGCAGA is a genomic window of Ammospiza nelsoni isolate bAmmNel1 chromosome Z, bAmmNel1.pri, whole genome shotgun sequence containing:
- the COMMD10 gene encoding COMM domain-containing protein 10 isoform X4, with amino-acid sequence MAAPVVPESDSIRRAVSLLNAVDPGRFPRLLSRLLQKLHLKAESTFSEEEEEKLQIAFSLEKQDLHLVLETISFILEQAVYHNLKPASLQQQLQSIHLDQDKAEAFASAWAAAGQETIEKFRQRVLTPQKLETVGWQLNLQMAESMQAKLKSPQAVLELGVSNEDSKA
- the COMMD10 gene encoding COMM domain-containing protein 10 isoform X3; the protein is MAAPVVPESDSIRRAVSLLNAVDPGRFPRLLSRLLQKLHLKAESTFSEEEEEKLQIAFSLEKQDLHLVLETISFILEQAVYHNLKPASLQQQLQSIHLDQDKAEAFASAWAAAGQETIEKFRQRVLTPQKLETVGWQLNLQMAESMQAKLKSPQAVLELGVSNEDSKVS